From one Idiomarina sp. X4 genomic stretch:
- the narJ gene encoding nitrate reductase molybdenum cofactor assembly chaperone, with product MQVLQVISLLLDYPKPELIEARADLEAMVQQSPLAAGDKAALMEFLQTRCDMSLMDWQSEYDSLFERGRALSLLLFEHVHGESRDRGQAMVDLNNQYKQAGLELGVKELPDYIPLYLEFLSTQGDENARLGLEEVAHILALLTARLEQRGSNYSLLFEVLLHVSGIDIDLDDVRRQIADEKRDDTARELDKVWEEEAVTFTGNDQTNGCPSAQSRPSEGQRRDQYVPFNTDDLMQSGQSQPVQTQPRKVSGI from the coding sequence ATGCAAGTTTTACAGGTTATTTCTTTATTATTGGACTACCCAAAACCCGAGCTTATTGAAGCTCGGGCAGACTTGGAAGCCATGGTCCAGCAATCACCATTAGCAGCGGGCGATAAAGCGGCGTTAATGGAGTTTCTGCAAACGCGCTGCGACATGAGCTTAATGGACTGGCAGTCGGAGTACGACAGCTTGTTTGAGCGTGGTCGAGCCTTGTCATTGCTGCTGTTCGAACACGTGCATGGCGAGTCGCGTGACCGCGGTCAGGCCATGGTCGATCTGAACAACCAGTACAAGCAAGCCGGTTTGGAACTGGGCGTTAAAGAGTTGCCCGATTACATTCCTTTGTATTTGGAGTTTTTATCGACCCAGGGTGACGAAAATGCGCGCTTAGGCTTAGAAGAAGTGGCGCATATTCTGGCGCTTCTGACGGCTCGCCTTGAACAGCGCGGCAGTAATTACTCACTGTTGTTTGAAGTGCTACTGCACGTGTCGGGTATTGATATCGACCTTGACGATGTGCGTCGTCAAATCGCCGATGAAAAACGTGACGACACGGCGAGAGAATTGGACAAAGTGTGGGAAGAGGAAGCGGTGACTTTCACTGGCAATGACCAAACCAATGGCTGCCCAAGCGCGCAAAGCCGCCCGTCGGAAGGTCAGCGTCGCGATCAGTACGTGCCGTTTAACACGGATGACTTAATGCAGTCAGGTCAATCGCAACCGGTTCAGACACAGCCAAGAAAAGTTTCAGGCATTTAA